The stretch of DNA GAGCGCAGTCATATCTATCTCCGAATGACGTTCAGCAGAACCCTGGAAGAGCGACCAGCCTCAACGGCCGTGACGCCTCAGCCACTCACGAGCCAGCTCGCGAGCGCGCTGGTCGGCAGCGAACACGGCTTCCAGCGACAGCAGCGGCACCACAGGTTCCTGATCAAGCACCTGTTCGATCATACCCGCGATCTCCGGGAAGCGGATACGCCGCTGGAGAAATGCCTCGACCGCGACCTCGTTGGCCGCATTGAGCACCGCAGGTGCACTGTTCCCGGCCTCGGCCGCCGCGCGCGCAAGGCGCAGGCAGGGGAAGCGCTGTTCGTCTGGCGCCTGGAAGTCCAGGCGTGCGATGGCGAACAGGTCCAGCGGGGCAACCCCGGAATCGATGCGCTCTGGCCAGGCCAGGGCGTTGGCGATCGGAGTGCGCATGTCCGGGTTGCCCAGCTGGGCCAACACCGAACCATCGACGTAGTCGACCAACGAATGGATCACGCTTTGCGGATGCACCACCACTTCGACCTTGGCCGGTGCTGCGTCGAACAGCCAGCAGGCCTCGATCAGCTCCAGGCCCTTGTTCATCATGCTGGCCGAGTCCACCGAAATCTTCCGGCCCATGGACCAGTTGGGGTGAGCACAAGCCTGTTCCGGCGTGACATCGACCAAGGCTGCCTGGGGCGTTTCGCGGAACGGCCCACCCGAGGCAGTCAGCAGGATGCGGCGCACGCCAACCTGGCTCAGACCACGGGCATAATCGCCAGGCAGGCACTGGAAGATCGCATTATGCTCGCTGTCGATCGGCAGCAGCACGGCGCCACTGCGACGCACAGCTTCCATGAACAGCGCGCCGGACATCACCAGCGCTTCCTTGTTGGCCAACAATACTTTCTTGCCCGCCTCGACCGCAGCCAAGGTAGGGCGCAGACCGGCAGCGCCGACAATGGCCGCCATCACCGCATCCACTTCAGGGGCTGCCGCCACCTCACAGAGGCCCGCCTCCCCTTCCAGTACCTGGGTAGCGCAGCCAGCGCCAGCCAGGCCATCACGCAGGCGCGCAGCGGCTTCAGCATTGGGCACCACGGCATAGACCGGGCTGTGCTTAACGCACAGGGCCAACAGCTCGTCGATGCGCGAATAGCCGCTCAGGGCGAAAACCTGGTAGCGCTCAGGGTGTCGTGCAATCACATCAAGGGTGCTAAGGCCGATCGAGCCAGTAGCACCCAGGACGGTAATGCGCTGCACAATGCTCACATCGCACCCCATTCTGCAGCCCACAGCAGCACGGCAAAGATCGGGATCGCTGCCGTCAGGCTGTCGATGCGGTCAAGCACACCACCATGGCCAGGCAGCAGATTGCTGCTGTCCTTGATGCCGGCACGTCGCTTGAACATGCTTTCGGTCAGATCACCGATCACCGACGACATGACCACCAACGCGGCGCCCATCAGCCCCAGCAGAAGCTGACCGAACCCCCAGTCACGGCTAATGCCGACCACCAGGGTGATCACCAGGCTGACCGCCAGGCCGCCGTACACGCCTTCCCAACTCTTGCCCGGGCTTACCTGCGGCGCCAGCTTGCGCTTGCCAAAGGCACGACCGGAGAAATAAGCACCGATATCGGCCGCCCAGACCAGCACCATGACCGACAGGATCAGCCAGTTACCCAGCTGCCAGTGCTTGAGCAGTATCAGCCCCTGCCAGGCCGGCAACAGGATCAGCAGGCCGATTAGCAGTTTGCAGGCTGCGCTGGCCCACAGCTCGCTGCTGCGTGGATAGGTCAGCACCAGCCAGGTGGCCAGCCCCCACCAGATGACCGAAGCCCCGAGCACCCAGGGTGCCAAGTCCGGCATGAGGTGGAGCAGCATCAGCGCCCCGGCGACTACAGCGGCGTAGGCGATGCGCAGAGGCTGGGCCACAAGCCCGGCCAGACGCGCCCACTCCCAGGCACCGAGGGTCACCACGAAGCCGATGAACAGGGCGAAGTCCCCGCCGTTGAGCAGGAAAAAACCACCCAGCGCGACCGGCAACAGGATCAGCGCAGTAATGATGCGTTGTTTAAGCATTAAGCACGAGCTCCAGCCTCGACCTGCTCGCTGGTCTTACCGAAGCGGCGCTGGCGCGAAGCGAAATCGGCCAGGGCTTTGCGCATGGCCTCGTGTTTGAAATCCGGCCAGTAGAGGTCGGAGAAGTACAGTTCGGCGTAGGCCAGCTGCCACAGCAGGAAGTTGCTGATGCGATGCTCGCCACCGGTGCGGATACACAGGTCGGGCAACGGCAGCTCGCCTGTGGCCAGACAGGTCTGCAACAAGCCTGGGGTGATGTCGTCCGGACGCAGATGGCCGGCCTGCACCTCACGCGCCAGACGCTGGGCAGCCTGGGCGATATCCCACTGGCCACCATAGTTGGCGGCGATCTGCAGGATAAAGCGATTGCTGCCCGCGGTCAGCGCTTCGGCCTCGCGCATGGCAGCCTGCAGCTCTGGGTGGAAACGCGAACGGTCACCGATGATGCGCAGGCTGATGTTGTTCTCGTTGAGACGCCGAGCCTCACGGCGCAAGGCCGAGAAGAACAACTCCATCAACGCACCGACCTCTTCGGCCGGGCGCTGCCAGTTCTCGCTGGAGAACGCGAACAGGGTCAGCACTTCGACCCCGGACTCGGCACACACCTCAATGACTGCGCGCACCGCATCGACGCCAGCCTTGTGCCCGGCGACGCCGGGCAACAAGCGCTTCTTCGCCCAGCGGTTGTTGCCATCCATGATGATCGCGACATGACGCGGCACCGAGGACGGTGCCGCCAACTTGGACTTTTCCATTAAAAAACCTCGGCCTTAAACGGCCATCAGGTCCTTTTCCTTGGCTTTGAAAGCAGCATCGACTTCAGCAATGTACTTGTCGGTCAGCTTCTGGATTTCATCAGCGGCGCGACGTTCTTCGTCTTCGCTGATTTCCTTGTCCTTGGTCAGCTTCTTCAGGTCACCCAGGGCATCACGGCGCACGTTGCGCACGGCCACCTTGGCATCCTCGGCAACGCTGCTGGCCTGCTTGGTGTAGCCCTTGCGGGTCTCTTCGGTCAGGGCAGGCATCGGTACACGGATGGTGGTACCGGCGCTGGACGGGTTCAGGCCCAGGTCGGAGGTCAGGATGGCCTTCTCGATGGCAGCGCTGAGGTTCTTGTCGTGAGCGACGATCTTCAGGGTACGGGCATCTTCGACGGTGATCGCGGCCACCTGGTTCAGCGGCATCTCGCTGCCCCAGGCAGTGACCTTGACGGTATCCAGGATACTAGGGTGAGCGCGACCGGTGCGGATGGCAGCCAGGTTGCGACCCAGCGCCTCGATGGACTTGCCCATGCGATCCTGGGCGTCTTTCTTGATGTCGTTGATCATTTTTGAACTTCCTCGATCAGGGTTCCTTCCGCGCCGCCATGCACGATGTTCAGCAGGGCGCCGGGCTTGTTCATGTTGAAGACGCGCAGCGGCATCTTGTGGTCGCGGCACAGACAGATTGCCGTCAGGTCCATCACACCCAGCTTGCGATCCAGCACTTCATCGTAGGTCAGATGATCGAACTTCTCGGCATGCGGGTCCTTGAATGGATCTGCAGTGTATACACCATCGACCTTGGTTGCCTTCAATACCACGTCGGCATCGATTTCGATGGCGCGCAGGCAGGCGGCGGAGTCGGTGGTGAAGAACGGGTTGCCGGTACCGGCAGCGAAAATTACAACTTCCTTGGCGTTCAGGTGGCGCATGGCCTTGCGGCGATCATAGTGATCGGTCACGCCAACCATGGAAATAGCCGACATGACAATGGCGGTGATGTTCGCCCGCTCCAGCGCGTCGCGCATGGCCAGGCCGTTCATTACGGTCGCCAGCATGCCCATGTGGTCGCCGGTGACGCGGTCCATGCCGGCTGCACTGAGCGCCGCACCACGGAACAGGTTGCCACCACCGATCACCAGACCTACCTGAACACCAATGCCGACCAGTTGGCCGACTTCCAGCGCCATGCGATCCAGGACCTTGGGGTCGATCCCGAACTCTTCCGAGCCCATCAGGGCCTCGCCGCTAAGTTTGAGTAGAATGCGTTTATAGCGAGCCTGATGACCACTGCCCTGCTGAGCCATTGCGAATCTCTCCTGCGGCGTTTGTAAAAAATTCTGGCGGGCTTCTTGAGCCTGCATGTAACTCTAACGTGACGCAGCGACTGCGTCAGCGAGCAACGGTCTCGTAAACCGCTCCCGCTTTGACAAAGAGGCTGCGCGCGTGAGCGGGCAGCCTCTTTGGGGCGACAGACGGGGCTGTCTTACTGCTTGGCAGCTGCTACCTGAGCGGCAACTTCAGCAGCGAAGTCGTCGACCGGCTTCTCGATGCCTTCGCCAACCTTGAAGTAGGTGAAGGAAACGATTTCAGCGCCAGCTTTCTTGGCCAGCTCGCCAACTTTGACTTCCGGGTTCATGACGAAAGCTTGCTCTTTCAGCGAGGCTTCGGCTTTGAACTTGGTGATACGACCGTTGATCATGTTCTCAACGATGTTTTCCGGCTTGCCGGCGATCTTGTCAGCGTTCAGCTGCAGGAAGACGTTCTTCTCGCGCTCGATGGCCTCGGCGGAGATTTCCGACGAATCCAGGAACTCTGGGTTCGAAGCTGCAACGTGCATGGCGATGTTCTTGGCCAGCTCGATGTCGCCGCCCTTCAGGACAACGGCAGCGCCGATCTTGTTGCCGTGCAGGTAGGCGCCGACAACGTCACCTTCAACGCGCACCAGGCGACGGATGTTGACGTTTTCGCCGCACTTGGCAACCAGGGCTTCACGAGCAGCTTCACGCGAGGCGATCAGCGGAGCTGCGTCGGTCAGCTTCTGGGCGAAGGCTTCTTCCAGGCTTTCAGCCACGAAGTTCTTGAAGTCGTCTTGCAGGGCCAGGAAGTCGGTCTGCGAGTTCACTTCCAGCAGGACGGCGGCTTTGCCGTCGGTCTTGACGGCGATGGCGCCTTCAGCAGCCACGTTGCCAGCCTTTTTGGCGGCCTTGATGGCGCCCGAGGCACGCATGTCGTCAATGGCTTTTTCGATGTCGCCGTCGGCCTTTTCCAGGGCCTTCTTGCAATCCATCATGCCTTCGCCGGTACGCTCGCGCAGTTCTTTGACCAGCGCCGCAGTAATTGCTGCCATTTCAAAATCCTCTTGGAAAGTTTTTCAACCATTCCACCCGCTTTTCACGGGCGTTAAATTCTGCAAATCGCTGCCTTTATATCAGCACGCCCATCATGCGGGGCCGTTGCTGACAGCAGGATTTCAAGGTGGCAAAAAGGGGGCAGAGCCCCCTTTTCGCGTGCCAAGTAGACGCTAGCGCCTATTACTCAGCAGCAGGTGCAGCCGCTTCTTCAGCGTAGACTTCGGTGCCGCCGGCAACGTTGTTGCGGCCGCGGATGACGGCGTCAGCCATCGAAGTCATGTACAGCTCGATAGCGCGGATGGCGTCATCGTTACCTGGGATAACGAAGTCAACGCCTTCTGGGCTGCTGTTGGTATCGACAACGCCGATAACCGGGATGCCCAGCTTGTTGGCTTCAGTGATAGCAATGCGCTCGTGGTCAACGTCGATCACGAACAGGGCATCAGGCAGGCCGCCCATGTCCTTGATACCACCCAGGCTGCGGTCCAGCTTTTCCAGATCGCGCGAACGCATCAGGGCTTCTTTCTTGGTCAGCTTGGCGAAGGTGCCATCTTCGGCCTGGGTTTCCAGGTCGCGCAGACGCTTGATCGAAGCACGGATGGTCTTGTAGTTGGTCAGCATGCCGCCCAACCAACGGTGGTCAACGTATGGCGAACCTGCACGAGCAGCTTGCTCGGCAACGATCTTGCCGGCGGAACGCTTGGTGCCGACGAACAGGATCTTGTTCTTGCCCTGGGCCAGGCGCTCTACGAACGACAGAGCGTCGTTGAACATCGGCAGGGTTTTTTCCAGGTTGATGATGTGGATCTTGTTACGCGCGCCGAAAATGTACTTGCCCATTTTCGGGTTCCAGTAACGGGTCTGGTGGCCGAAGTGCACACCGGCCTTCAGCATATCGCGCATGTTGACTTGGGACATGATAGTTCCTTGATAAGTCGGGTTGGGCCTCCACGTATCCCAATGACCAACCCGCGAATCATTCGATCCGGGGCACCCAGGTCATCGTGTCGACACGTGTGTGGGTTTGGAGCTGACGGGGTCGACCCCGAAAGCGGCGCATTTTATACCACAGACCGCGAGCGAACGGAACCCGGTTCAAGTTGCGTCCGTCAGCAGTTTTTGCAGCACCCTGGCAAACAGGCCAGAATGCCTTCTATAGACCGCAGCATGGCCGCCTTTATCCCGACAGAAGGCCGCCCTGCTCTGCTAGAATCCGGCCTTTCCCGTTTGTTCGCGCCGCCTGCGGCGCCGTAGAGAGCCTGTAATGACCGTCACCATCAAGACTGCAGAAGACATCGAGAAGATGCGCATCGCCGGCCGCCTGGCCGCCGAGGTGCTGGAAATGATCGAAGAACACGTCAAGCCCGGTGTCACCACCGAAGAGCTCGACCGCCTGTGCCACGACTACATCGTCAACGTCCAGCAGGCCATCCCGGCGCCCCTCAACTACAAGGGCTACCCGAAGTCGATCTGCACCTCGATCAACCATGTGGTCTGCCACGGCATCCCCAACGACAAGCCGCTCAAGGACGGTGACACGCTCAACATCGATGTCACCGTGATCAAGGACGGCTACCACGGCGATACCAGCCGCATGTTCCACGTCGGTACCGTACCGGTCTGGGCCGAGCGCCTGTCCAAGGTCACCCAGGAATGCATGTACAAGGCCATTGAACTGGTCAAGCCGGGCTGCCGCCTGGGCGATATCGGTGAAGTGATCCAGAAGCACGCCGAGAAGAACGGTTTCTCGGTGGTGCGCGAG from Pseudomonas putida encodes:
- the ispC gene encoding 1-deoxy-D-xylulose-5-phosphate reductoisomerase produces the protein MSIVQRITVLGATGSIGLSTLDVIARHPERYQVFALSGYSRIDELLALCVKHSPVYAVVPNAEAAARLRDGLAGAGCATQVLEGEAGLCEVAAAPEVDAVMAAIVGAAGLRPTLAAVEAGKKVLLANKEALVMSGALFMEAVRRSGAVLLPIDSEHNAIFQCLPGDYARGLSQVGVRRILLTASGGPFRETPQAALVDVTPEQACAHPNWSMGRKISVDSASMMNKGLELIEACWLFDAAPAKVEVVVHPQSVIHSLVDYVDGSVLAQLGNPDMRTPIANALAWPERIDSGVAPLDLFAIARLDFQAPDEQRFPCLRLARAAAEAGNSAPAVLNAANEVAVEAFLQRRIRFPEIAGMIEQVLDQEPVVPLLSLEAVFAADQRARELAREWLRRHGR
- a CDS encoding phosphatidate cytidylyltransferase; this translates as MLKQRIITALILLPVALGGFFLLNGGDFALFIGFVVTLGAWEWARLAGLVAQPLRIAYAAVVAGALMLLHLMPDLAPWVLGASVIWWGLATWLVLTYPRSSELWASAACKLLIGLLILLPAWQGLILLKHWQLGNWLILSVMVLVWAADIGAYFSGRAFGKRKLAPQVSPGKSWEGVYGGLAVSLVITLVVGISRDWGFGQLLLGLMGAALVVMSSVIGDLTESMFKRRAGIKDSSNLLPGHGGVLDRIDSLTAAIPIFAVLLWAAEWGAM
- the uppS gene encoding polyprenyl diphosphate synthase: MEKSKLAAPSSVPRHVAIIMDGNNRWAKKRLLPGVAGHKAGVDAVRAVIEVCAESGVEVLTLFAFSSENWQRPAEEVGALMELFFSALRREARRLNENNISLRIIGDRSRFHPELQAAMREAEALTAGSNRFILQIAANYGGQWDIAQAAQRLAREVQAGHLRPDDITPGLLQTCLATGELPLPDLCIRTGGEHRISNFLLWQLAYAELYFSDLYWPDFKHEAMRKALADFASRQRRFGKTSEQVEAGARA
- the frr gene encoding ribosome recycling factor; its protein translation is MINDIKKDAQDRMGKSIEALGRNLAAIRTGRAHPSILDTVKVTAWGSEMPLNQVAAITVEDARTLKIVAHDKNLSAAIEKAILTSDLGLNPSSAGTTIRVPMPALTEETRKGYTKQASSVAEDAKVAVRNVRRDALGDLKKLTKDKEISEDEERRAADEIQKLTDKYIAEVDAAFKAKEKDLMAV
- the pyrH gene encoding UMP kinase codes for the protein MAQQGSGHQARYKRILLKLSGEALMGSEEFGIDPKVLDRMALEVGQLVGIGVQVGLVIGGGNLFRGAALSAAGMDRVTGDHMGMLATVMNGLAMRDALERANITAIVMSAISMVGVTDHYDRRKAMRHLNAKEVVIFAAGTGNPFFTTDSAACLRAIEIDADVVLKATKVDGVYTADPFKDPHAEKFDHLTYDEVLDRKLGVMDLTAICLCRDHKMPLRVFNMNKPGALLNIVHGGAEGTLIEEVQK
- the tsf gene encoding translation elongation factor Ts, with translation MAAITAALVKELRERTGEGMMDCKKALEKADGDIEKAIDDMRASGAIKAAKKAGNVAAEGAIAVKTDGKAAVLLEVNSQTDFLALQDDFKNFVAESLEEAFAQKLTDAAPLIASREAAREALVAKCGENVNIRRLVRVEGDVVGAYLHGNKIGAAVVLKGGDIELAKNIAMHVAASNPEFLDSSEISAEAIEREKNVFLQLNADKIAGKPENIVENMINGRITKFKAEASLKEQAFVMNPEVKVGELAKKAGAEIVSFTYFKVGEGIEKPVDDFAAEVAAQVAAAKQ
- the rpsB gene encoding 30S ribosomal protein S2; the protein is MSQVNMRDMLKAGVHFGHQTRYWNPKMGKYIFGARNKIHIINLEKTLPMFNDALSFVERLAQGKNKILFVGTKRSAGKIVAEQAARAGSPYVDHRWLGGMLTNYKTIRASIKRLRDLETQAEDGTFAKLTKKEALMRSRDLEKLDRSLGGIKDMGGLPDALFVIDVDHERIAITEANKLGIPVIGVVDTNSSPEGVDFVIPGNDDAIRAIELYMTSMADAVIRGRNNVAGGTEVYAEEAAAPAAE
- the map gene encoding type I methionyl aminopeptidase, with protein sequence MTVTIKTAEDIEKMRIAGRLAAEVLEMIEEHVKPGVTTEELDRLCHDYIVNVQQAIPAPLNYKGYPKSICTSINHVVCHGIPNDKPLKDGDTLNIDVTVIKDGYHGDTSRMFHVGTVPVWAERLSKVTQECMYKAIELVKPGCRLGDIGEVIQKHAEKNGFSVVREFCGHGIGKVFHEEPQILHYGRAGTGMELKEGMTFTIEPMINQGKADTKVLGDGWTAITKDRKLSAQWEHTLVVTATGYEIFTLRKDDTIPRTSA